The genomic window TCTTTCCGGTGCATTGAAGGATTATACTCCATGATGCTTCCAAAAACGGAGGGACTTCGTGTAGAATTCTTCCACATCGGGAAGAGTATCATGTAGAATTGAAAAATTCCCAGCTTCAACTTATTCTCCGGAAGGATGGTTCGATGAATTTCTCTCGCCCCGGCGCCGCCGCAAAGCTCCTGCTTCTCGTTCTCCTGTCTGTTTCTCTCTATTTCTGGGGGCTCGGCAATCACGGCCTCCTCGAGCCCGACGAGGGACGGTACTCTGAAATCCCCCGGGAGATGCGGGAGACAGGGGACTTCATCACCCCAAGGCTTAACTATATCAAATACTTCGAAAAACCGGTGCTTCACTACTGGCTCACCGCTTCCGCCCAGGCCGTTTTCGGAGAAAACGAGTTTTCAGGCCGCTTCTGGCCCGCTCTGCTCGCCCTCGGGGGCGTTATGTTCACCTACCTGCTGGCACGGTCCATGTTCGGCCGCGAAACGGCCCTCTACTCGTCGGCCATTCTGACCACGAGCCTGGTCTATTTCGCCATCTCCCGGATCAACATCACCGACATGCCTCTCTCCTTCTTCCTCACCGCGGCCATGGCGGGATTCTGGTTCGGCCTGGAAAAGGACAGGCGCTTTTACCTGCTTTTCTATGCGGGAGCGGCCCTCGCCCTTCTCACCAAGGGCCTGATCGGCATCGTCCTGCCCGGCGGGATTATCTTCTGGTACATGATCCTCACCAGGCGGTGGGACATCGTCCGGTCCGCCCTCTACCTTCCGGGCATCATCCTCTTCTCAGCCCTCTCCCTGCCGTGGTTCATCGCAGTCTGCGCGGTCAACGGCGATTTCTTCTACTTCTTCTTCATCCAGGAGCATTTCCTGCGGTACGCGACCACCATGCACGGCCGGTACGAGCCGGCGTGGTTCTTCATTCCCATTCTGCTCGCCGGACTTTTCCCGTGGACGGGCCTGCTGCCCGGAGCGGTCAGGTCAGCCCTGCCCTCCCGTATCCGCGCCCTCGGAAATGAAAAGAGGGAGGAACTCTTCCTCTTTCTCTGGTTTGCCGTGATCTTTCTCTTTTTCTCCCTTTCGAGCTCCAAGCTCATCCCCTACATCATTCCCGTCTTCCCTCCCCTCGCCGTTCTCATGGGACGGGTCTTCCAGAAGATCGTCTCCGAAAGCGACGGCCGGGGGATGAAACGGTTCCTCCTCTGGAACAGCGCTTTTCTGGTCCCCTTCATCCTGGCTCTCCTGGTGTATCCCTTCTTCAACAGCCGGATTTCCGCAGGAAGGCTGCTGCCCTACGCCCTTCCGGTAGCCCTCGCCCTCTCGGCCTTCGTCGCCGCGGGGTGGTACTTCTACAGGAAGAGCCGGTTCCGTCTTCTGGCCCTCTCCCTGTGCCTTCTCGCCTTCCTCTCCATGTTCTCCTTCAGGCGGGTGTTCACCCTCTATGACGGCCTCATTTCCGCCAGGGACCTGGCCGGGATCGTGGCCGAACTCCGCCGCCCCGGGGACGTGATCGCCCAGTACGGAAACTACGACCAGGGACTCCCCTTCTACCTGAAGCAGCGCATCGTCCTCGTCAACTATCTCGGCGAGCTCGAGTTCGGGGCGAAGCAGGAAGAGGATCCCTTCTGGT from Aminivibrio pyruvatiphilus includes these protein-coding regions:
- a CDS encoding glycosyltransferase family 39 protein, translating into MNFSRPGAAAKLLLLVLLSVSLYFWGLGNHGLLEPDEGRYSEIPREMRETGDFITPRLNYIKYFEKPVLHYWLTASAQAVFGENEFSGRFWPALLALGGVMFTYLLARSMFGRETALYSSAILTTSLVYFAISRINITDMPLSFFLTAAMAGFWFGLEKDRRFYLLFYAGAALALLTKGLIGIVLPGGIIFWYMILTRRWDIVRSALYLPGIILFSALSLPWFIAVCAVNGDFFYFFFIQEHFLRYATTMHGRYEPAWFFIPILLAGLFPWTGLLPGAVRSALPSRIRALGNEKREELFLFLWFAVIFLFFSLSSSKLIPYIIPVFPPLAVLMGRVFQKIVSESDGRGMKRFLLWNSAFLVPFILALLVYPFFNSRISAGRLLPYALPVALALSAFVAAGWYFYRKSRFRLLALSLCLLAFLSMFSFRRVFTLYDGLISARDLAGIVAELRRPGDVIAQYGNYDQGLPFYLKQRIVLVNYLGELEFGAKQEEDPFWFIGTEQLLELWKSDRRVILVINTGHEETIFSLLDPNVSSVAAKTERRIILVNRP